The genome window gaaatggctccaaaagactctccaacggtcaaatattaaatgctgtcaaaactagctgttggcctgtcggacgtccgaaccacctgtcgatcGTCCGAACCCTgtgtccaaaccacctgtcggacgtccgaaccctgcgtccgaccgtcgtcagagagtcatcaaatctttgcgaaatttctcggatgtccgatgcgatcgatgtgcgtccgacagagttttcttcttgatgttctccatcctttcggacgtccgatagcttcctttcggacgtcccacatgagtgccctgtttttgcttcttcttttatgccacaagaatctgttctaacaaattactcacataaaaatattagcccaaatctacattttggtttgttaatcatcaaaaccaaggattgatcgaccaaggtcaacagatGCCATTTATTGCTCTAAACATGCCTTCATAAACATAACCCAATGAAGGCCTTTCATCAGTGTCACAAATACGCAATAAACGAATGATAGGGCCCATTATTCTCACCATAATCAAACAGTTATTCCAAAACCTTTCATCCAAAACGATTTGCTTcacatcttttcctttttctattctCAGAAATTTTTTGTAATCCCCACTAGTAACCAAAGATTGCAAACTATCCTTATGATCATGCAAACTTTTTAATGCAATAAAGGTAGTTGCAAATCGAGTGTCACTGGGACGAATAATTTCTTTCCACCCTGCAGTCTTTCTTAACCAATTCAAAGTGAACTTATGATTGTAGATAAAAACAGTCACCGTTGAAGCAAGAGACACCAAAGCTTTTATATCATACATTTCACCAATGtctttcaaaatcaaattgatGCAGTGTGCAGGACACGGTGACCAACAAATGTTCGGATATCTTTCACTTAACAAAGACCCAGCAGCTTTATAATTGCTAGCATTATCAGTAACTAAGTGCACCACATTATTTGAACCAACCATCTCAACAATTTCAGCAAATAAATTACACAaattttctgcacttgttaCAATATCAGATGCATCCACAGATTTAATGAAAGAAATACCCTTAGGacaataaaccaaaaaattaatcaatgaTCTTTGCCTAGTGTCTTTCCATCCATCACCCATTATAGTGCAACCAATTTCTGCCCAAGTACTTCTAAAAGAATCAACAACTAATTTCACATCTCTCTTGGCATTTCGCAACAAGTTAACCCTCAAAGAATGATAGGATGGACCTTTGTAACCATGACCCATTGATGCTATTTGATCAATagctttttgaaaaaatggagagTTAACAGCATTTATAGGAATGCAAGCATCATAAAACCAAAGAGCAATAGCCATGTCCGTATTTTCCCATTTTTCCTTACTTTGCAAACAAGCTTTAATGGTTGGTTGAGAAGTATCACGCCCACCTTTAAAAAAAGCACGTATACCTGTTGATGTAGTGACCTTTCTCTTTCCTTTACTAGATGAACCCATCTCATTTGCTAAAGAAGAAGGAATCTCCAAAACTTCATCACCATCAAATGCATGAGTAGTGTGGCCGAATGGATTTTCCACCCCAAAATCACCCTCTTTTTCTTTAGATTTCTACTCCTTCTCCTTCATAGATGCTAAAAT of Coffea arabica cultivar ET-39 chromosome 5c, Coffea Arabica ET-39 HiFi, whole genome shotgun sequence contains these proteins:
- the LOC113689316 gene encoding uncharacterized protein isoform X1; amino-acid sequence: MGSSSKGKRKVTTSTGIRAFFKGGRDTSQPTIKACLQSKEKWENTDMAIALWFYDACIPINAVNSPFFQKAIDQIASMGHGYKGPSYHSLRVNLLRNAKRDVKLVVDSFRSTWAEIGCTIMGDGWKDTRQRSLINFLVYCPKGISFIKSVDASDIVTSAENLCNLFAEIVEMVGSNNVVHLVTDNASNYKAAGSLLSERYPNICWSPCPAHCINLILKDIGEMYDIKALVSLASTVTVFIYNHKFTLNWLRKTAGWKEIIRPSDTRFATTFIALKSLHDHKDSLQSLVTSGDYKKFLRIEKGKDVKQIVLDERFWNNCLIMVRIMGPIIRLLRICDTDERPSLGYVYEGMFRAINGIC